ATGCGTGCCCGACTTCAGACCGTCGGGCAGCTTGGCCTGCCAGAGATGTGTTGAGTTCTTGGCCTTGGGGAGATTGCGATAAGATTTTCCTTCGACGCCGTTCTCCGTTTCGGACAGCTTCTTGAAGCTGGGATCGATGGCGACAATCCGCTCCATGGGAGCCCAGCTGCCGGACTCACCAATCTGCATTTCCACCTTCGATTTTTCCGAACCGTTAAACACGTTGACCATCACGTTGGTTTCCGCGACCTGATCGACGGTGACCGCTTCAGGGGCGATGATATTCATCTGGTATTTCGCAGCACGACCGGCGGCTCGAAAGTCCAGGTTATATTCTTTGCCGTCAAAGGTAATGATGGAATAACCGTTGGGAGCACCGTCGGCCATCATCGTATGCGGAATACCCCGTTCATCCGGAGCACCGGACCACCAGCTGCCGCTGACGGTTACGTTGATGATGTGATGGTGCGGCTTGGCGCCCCGCCAGCCATCTTCTTTAGTGATGAAGCGGTGTTCGTGATGATGGGTATGACCGGAAATGGACATACAGAAGGGACGTTTTTCGATCAGGCGATACAGGTCCTGGCGATCTTCGACGCCGACCAGCGGGATGTGCATCATCAGGACAACCAGCTGATCTTCGGGAATCTGCTGCAGATCGTTCTTGACGAATTCGATCTGCTCTTTGCCGAGACCACCCTGGTATTTGCCCTTCTTCTTTTTATTCTTTTTGGTTTCATCGGTGACGATCCATTCGATGTCGTCCAGCACGATGAAATGCACGGTGCCGTAATCGAAGGAGTAATAAGAGGGACCGAAGGCCCGCTCGAATGTTTCATCGCTCAACCTATCGTTGGGGGCATCGTAGTTGATGTCGTGGTTGCCGATAACGTTGTACCAGGGAATCCCCAGGAGAGCGATGCCCCGTGCCTGCGATTCGAACAGCGACAGATCGTCAAACAGAATGTCGCCCAGCGTGACGCCGAACGAAGCATCGGTGCCGACGAGGTCTTCGATTACATCATGGGCGATGTAGTCGATCTCTTTCTGATCGCGGGGCTGTGGATCACCGAAAAAGAGGGCCCGGAACTGATTGGGCTCTTTTTGCGGGTAGAGGGGGAAGTCGACCGATTCCGGTAGCGGTCCGGTGGGGGCGACGCCGGCGAAGTGTGACTTGGGTGAGCCGTTGGGCTTATGAATGTAATAGAACTCGGGTGTGAGATTCTTGCTCAGCGGAGTCCGCCAGTTGCGGGGTTTGATGACGAACAGAATGGTGTCATCGGTAACGGGCAGTTCATACTTTCCGTTTTCATCTGTGCGAACGACTTTGAGTCCATTCGAAACCGCAACGCCTGGCAGCGTTTTCTCGCCGGCATCGAACTTCCGGTTCTGGTTGGCATCATGAAATACGTATCCGGTGGCAGTTTTACCTGACGATTCCGCCCGGCTCAGCCCCTGCTGGGTCAGCAGGAAGATTCCTGCCAGCAGCACGGTAGTCAGTGTGAAGCGACGCATTGAAATATCCTTGTAAAGAATCTCGTGATCTAAACAATCTCTAGTAATATGTTACGTCACCGAGGGACGAGACAAAACCCACAGCCTCACTTTTTCGGCAGAGTTCTATCTGGCCATACAGACAGCACGTAATCAAACAAAACAACCGGAGGATGCGATCGGCGTCAGATCCTCCGGTTGAGAACATTCAGTAAAACAGAGTCCGTTCATTCCCAGCCCGTCTTAGAAGTTATCAATCACTTCCCGGTTGGCGCGGGTGCCCAGGGCCTGGTAGATGGTCTGACTGATATTTTCAGAAATGAAGCGACAGGAACCATCGGCCAGTCCGACCTGAACGCCCCCTTCATGCTGGCTGCGGGCAGCGGCAATCTGCGTTCCGTCGTTTGCTTCGGTACAGGGCAATTCGGCCGTGTTAGAACACTTGGGCAGAATGTCTGCGGTGGTGCTGTTCGGATTGCGACCGGCACTGAAGGCGGAGCCCCCCATGCCGGAATAAACCCAGGCACCACGGGCATCGGAGGTATTATCATTAAGATAGTTCAGTTCCCCGGTCAGCAGGGTGTTACTGGTACCATCTTTGATGTCCCGGATGCTGATCGAAGAGTTGATCGTAAAGATGCCGCCATGAGTATTGGTGTAGGAATCGGTCAGATTGCCGTTTCCGTAGTTAGCAGCGTAGTTACCGCGGGACATGTGCTCCAGCGAACGGAACGCGACATTGCTGCGACGATCCCAGGGATGACTGGGGCAACGGTAAGCCGCGGGAGCATAATGGCCGAAAATATTATTCATGTAATCCAGGGGATCGCGACCGTTCAACACGGGGGCGGCATTATCCCAGAGCGAGCTCTGTTCCATTTGTGGCAGGATGTAAACCAGCCAGTTACCACCCAGGCTGTGCTGATCGGTACATTCCTGGAGACCGGTCAGGTTCGTGGGGGGAGTACCGCCACACAGACCGATGACACCACCAGGAGGGAAGACACCATGTGTGTCGTGGTAGTTCTGCAGGGCCAGGCCCAGCTGTTTAAGATTGTTTTTACATTGACTGCGGCGGGCAGCTTCGCGGGCCTGCTGCACTGCGGGCAACAGCAGCGCGATCAGAATCGCGATGATCGCGATCACCACGAGCAGTTCGATCAGAGTAAAACCGCGACGGTTTTTTCCGGTAACGGAATCGGACGAAATCAGACGTAACATCTTCTTCTCCTTGATACGTAAATGAAAACTATAAGACAGACAGGCGGAGTAAATCGTGATGAATCGTCTTGCCTGCAGGGACGATTAGGGATCGGTGTATTCCGGTGTCGGTGTGGAATCGCCGGGAACGCCTTCTTCGGGTTCTCCCGAGCAACCAGTCAGTGACAGAGTCAGACAGAATACACAGCACAACAGCAGGTAGTATTTTTTCATGAGAATCAGCTCCTCTCATTCAGGAAACAACAGCTCAGCCGAAGAATGGGTTCAAACGCGCCATTCTCCGGCTGGCTCGTATAACGACATCGAATCTGATAACCGCTTAGAAGTTATCAATCACTTCCCGGTTAGCGCGGGTTCCCAGGGCCTGATAGATGGCCTGGCTGATATTTTCAGAGATGAACCGGCAGGAACCGTCGGCCAGTCCGACCTGGACGCCTCCGGTATGATGACTGCGGGAAGCCGCAATCTGGGTTCCGTCGTTTCCGGCGGTACAAGGCAGCTCGGTAGTGGTGCTACAGCTGGCCAGGATGTCGGCGGTTGTTGAATTGGGGTTCCGACCTGTACTGAAAGCGGAACCACCCATGCCGGAATAAACCCAGGCACCGCGGGCATCGGAGGTATTATCGTTGAGGTACATGACCTCGCCGGTCAGCAGCGTATTGCTGGTACCATCTTTGATGTCCCGAATTCCGACTGCGGAGTTGATGGTAAAGACACCAGCATGGGTATTCGTGTAAGACTCGGTCAGGTTGCCTGAACCGTAGTTGGCAGCGTAGTTACCGCGTGACATGTGCTCCAGGGCACGGAACGAGACGTTCGAACGACGATCCCAGGGATGGCTCGGGCAGCGATAAGCTGCAGGAGCATAGTGACCGAATACGTTATTCATCGCGTCCAGGGGGTTTTTGTCTCCACTCAAAATGGGAGCAGCTTTTTCCCACAGAGAACTCTGTTCCATCTGAGGCAGGATATACAGCAACCAGTTGCCGCCCAGGCTCAAACCACTACATTCCTGGCTACCGGAAATATTGGTTGGAGGTGTACCCGCACAGGTTCCAATCACTCCACCGGGAGGGAAGACGCCGTGCGTATCATGATAGTTCTGCAGTGCAATCCCCAACTGCTTGAGATTGTTTTTGCACTGGCTGCGACGTGCGGCTTCACGGGCCTGCTGCACAGCGGGTAACAGTAACGCAATCAGAATGGCGATAATCGCGATTACCACCAGCAACTCGATCAAAGTAAAACCACGACGATGTACTGCAACGGCAGTACGCGCGCCGGCAGGGCGCAAAAAGCGAAGAAGCATCAAAGCAACTCCCAAAAAACGAAGAGAAAAACAGATTGACTTGGCGTTTCAAGGCACTTTGATGCCGAGGATGGTCTTGACTGACCGTTTTGTCGGAAGGTTAGGCAGGAAGGATGCTCCGCTACTCCGAAGTTGCGGGAATCCTACAAGGCGTTTATTAAGATTGAATGTCGAAAAAATGAAATGTCGTTTCTAAGCGGTCGGTGTGTTCTCATGCATACCATTCTTTTTTGAAAAAATTGTCTGATTGCCAAAGAAAGTCTGTAACGCGCGCCGAAATCGTCGTGTGAGCGACAGTCTCAGTCTGTGCGGTCCAAAACCGTGCCCGGGATTGACGCGGCACAATGCTTGTCTCATAGTAAATAGAAACACTTTCCGCTCTGACCTCCTTTAATGAGCACCTCGACACCAGAAACACTCAGGAACCGACACCATGCTGCAGTCTTGCCGTTTCTCAATCCCCTCTTTATTAAAATGTTCGCTCTGGCTGACAGCCATCGCTCTCGTCTTCAGTAACAGCCTTGATACACAGCGCGTGCACGCCGCTGATTCCCTGCGTGTGCTCTGTTACAACATTCATTACGGACAGGGAACCGATGGCAAATACGATGTAGCCCGGCTGGCGAAAGTAATTGCACAGACCAAGCCGGACCTGGTTGCCCTGCAGGAAGTTGATGTGGGCGTGAAACGTTCCAATCGCGTTCACGAAGCACAACGCCTGTCGGAACTGACGGGACTCGAAGTTCGCTTCGGACCAACACAGCATTACGAAGGGGGCCTGTTTGGCAATGCAGTGCTGACGCGCCTGCCGATTCTGGATGTGATGATCCAGCCACTCCCCTACACCGAAAGTACGCCCGAACGGGTGACTTATCCGCGGGGCGCAATCGTTGTGACCGTGAAGGGTCCCGATGGGAAGCCGCTACGATTCATCAGCACGCACTTTCAACATAATGTGCCTGAAGATCGGGTCGCGGAAGCCAAAGCCATCAATCAGTACTTCGCGTCCGAGTCTGAAGTCCCCACGATCCTGGCGGGAGACATGAATGCCCGCCCGGAAGAGGAACCGATTCAGGTTCTGCTCAAACGCTGGACTAACGCCATCGATAAAGACGCCACCCCAACCGCGCCTGCGACGAAGCCCCGCTCCCGGATTGATTACATCTTTTATCGACCTGCGGCCCGTTTTGAAGTCATCGAAACCAAAGTCATCAATGAACCGCTGGCCTCGGATCACCGTCCAGTGTTTGCCATCCTGAAACTCACACAGGAGTAACCCGATGCGAAACTGTCTTTCCTGGATGTGCCTTATCGCCCTGCTGCTTACGAGTGTCGCTCAGAGTGTGCGCGGTGCAGAACAACAGGCGACGCCGGTAAGTTCGATCCGCGTGCAGCCCGGTTTTCAGGTGGAACTGCTGCGTTCGGCGCAGGCGGGAGAAAGCTCCTGGATCAGCATGACCTTCGATGATCGGGGGCGCGTGATCCTGGGACTGGACGATGTCGGTCTGGGTCGACTCACTTTCAAAGATAATACGGGCAAAGTCGCGTTCGAAAAAATCGACGACAAGTTAAAACACTGTCGTGGCGTGTTATATGCCCACGACAGTCTGTATATCAGTGAGACGAACGGCGAGGGACTGCATCGATTCCAGGATACGAATGGCGACGGTCAGTTCGATCAGCGGCAGTTGCTGAAATCACTGGATTACCGCAGCCGGTTCGGTCATGGCAGCAATCAGCTCGTACTTGGCCCCGACAAAAACATCTATCTGGTTGTCGGCAACGATGTCTCGTTTCCGGAGGGAGTCTCCCCCCAGTCTCCCTATCGCGATCCGCAGAACGATCAACTGCTGCCCAACCCGCATGACGCCGGTCAGGATGATCGCGTCGGCTACATTCTCAAGACCGACCCGGCAGGGAAAACCTGGGAGATTCTCGCGGGGGGATTTCGGAACCAGGTCGACATCGCCTTTAACCCCGAAGGGGAGATGTTTACCTACGACGCCGACATGGAATGGGATATCGGCCAACCCTGGTATCGCCCGACCCGCATCAATCATATTATTCCCGGCGGCGAGTATGGCTGGCGGTGGGGAACCGGCAAGTGGCCCGAGTATTATGCTGACAGTCTGCCCAGCACGCTCAACACGGGCCTGGGTTCTCCAACCGGGATGGTCTTCGGCACCCAGAGTCGCTTTCCGACCCGCTTCAAAAACGCCATGTATATCGCCGACTGGCAGAATGGACGCATCCTGCTCGTGGATCTGATTCCTGCGGGAGCCAGCTATCAGTGTCAGTATGAAGTCTTTCTGGAAGGGGGGCCGCTGAATGTGTGTGACATGCAGTTCGGTCCCGATGGTGCGCTGTATTTCATCACTGGAGGTCGCGGCTCGCAATCGGGTCTGTATCGCGTGACGCCGCGAGCCGATCAGAGTCCGACTTCCCAGGCTCCTGAAATCAGTGCGCAAGACCGTCAGCAGGGAGAAGCCGCCCGCCGGTTGAGGCGGAACCTCGAACCATATCTCAACTCCACGGTGCCTGAGATCGATGTACTCTGGACACACTTGAGCAGTGACGACCGCTGGCTGCGTTTCACCGCCCGCAAGGCACTGGAACATCAGGATGTCTCCCGCTGGCGTGAGCAGGCACTTTCAGAGACGGCGCCGGTCGCAGCAATCGAGGCGTTGATTGCCCTGTGTCATCAGGGAACCCCTCAAGATCGAGACGCGGTCCTGACAGCACTGAACCGGATCGATATCAGCACGCGATCGCAGGAACAGTTACTGGCGTTACTGCGTGCGTATGAACTCGGTTGTATTCGACTCGGCAAACCGACGTCAGCCCAGGCCGCGACAATCAGAGAGCGACTGAGCCCCCTGTTTCCGCATGCGACCAGCAGCGCGAATCACATGTTGTGTGAACTGCTGGTCTATCTGAACGATGATTCGGTCGTCCCCCGTGCGATGACGCTGCTCACAGAAACATCGCCCCAGGAAGATCAGATCCGCACCGCCCGTGCCTTGACTCAGGCCTCGCGCGGCTGGACTCCGAAAACTCAGCGTCAGTTCCTTGCCTGGCTGGGTTCAGCCCGCCACTTTACGGGAGGTAAGCAGCTGACCGAACGGCTCCGTGATATTCGCGTGGACTTCCTGAAGTTACTCAGCGACAAACAACAGTCGGAGTTCAGCGAGGAGATCGCTGCCCTCGACAAACCGCTGGAAGTGGAAGAAGTGGTTCCCGCGCGGCCTGTGGTAAAAGACTGGCAACTGACCGACCTCGAACCGCACCTGGCTTCAGTGACACAGAACCGTTCCTTCAAAAACGCGCGACAGGCGTTGCTGGCGGCGAACTGTCTCAAGTGTCATCGGATCGGTTCCACGGGGGCGCAGATCGGCCCGGATCTCTCGAATGTCGGCAAACGCTTTGACAGCCGGGCGATTCTGGAGTCGATTATTGAACCGTCCAAAGTGATGGATCCGAAATACCTTTATACTGTCTACGTCCTCAGTAGCGGAAAAATCGTGACCGGCAGACCGGTGGGGGTCAGCAAGACCACCATCACCGTTGAAACCGATCCGATTCGTCAGACCACGGTGCCTGTGCTCCGCGAGGAAATCGAGGAAGCCGTGCTTTCGAAGACGTCACCCATGCCTGCCAGTTTGATCAATGTGCTCACGCAGGAAGACATTCTGGATCTGCTGGCCTACCTCAAGGCGGGTGGCGATCCCGGAGCGGCCGCCTTTCAGCAGTCGAATTGAGCGGATTCAGAAAGGACCATCGCATGCCTGTGCTCAAGACATTGCTGATCCTGATCTGCAGCACGCTCAGCGTTGCAGCTGCGGAGCCGGTCAATCTCAACAGCCTGCCCTCTGACCTGACGGTGCCTGCGGTCACGCGGGGCACACCTGCTCCCGGCAAGCGGGTCTGGCAGACGAATGAGGGGTTCGAAAAGACCGAAATCGCTCATGCACTGTATCTGCCCACGGACTGGAGGCCAGGGAAGACATATCCCGTGATCATGGAATATCCGGGCAACGGGGGTTATCGCAATGCCCTGAATGACGTCAGTCGGGGCCGAGTGCAGGACTGCAAGCTGGGTTATGGTTTGTCCGGCGGCGTCGGCATGATCTGGGTCAGTCTGCCCTTCGTGGATCCGAAGACCGGCAAGCATGCCGTCAAATGGTGGGGCGATCCGGATGCGACGGCCGACTATTGCAAGCAGACCGTGGCCCGCATCTGCAGGGAATATGGCGGCGACGCGAAGAATGTCATCCTCACCGGCTTTTCGCGGGGTGCCATCGCCTGTAATTATATTGGGCTGCGAGACGCGGAGATCGCGAAACTCTGGAAAGCGATGCTGCCCCACAGCCATTATGACGGCGTGCGCAGGTGGAATTACCCCGACAGTGATGCCGCGTCTGCCCGCCAGCGACTGGTGCGGCTGGGAACGCGTCCCCAGTTCATCAGCCATGAAATGAGTACGCAGCAGACAGAAGCGTATCTCAAAGAGAGTGGTGTGGCGGGGCAGTTCACGTTTATGGCACTCCCCTACCCTAACCATTCCGATGAATGGGTGTTAAAAGATATTCCCCAGCGGAGCCAGGCGCGTCGCTGGCTCCAGAAAATCGTACAACCAACGGCAACCGACTGAATCCTTCCCCGAAACGAGGCACTCCCATGCACCGCATTGCTCCCTGGATGCTCTGCTCTTTCTCTTGTCTGCTCCTGCAGCCGAATGTCACTCTCCGCGCAGCGGAACCGGAGCCACAGCCCCGACCGCATATTCAAATCCGCGGGATCTACGGCGGTGCGCCGACACAGATACTGGAGCAGAACCGCAGTCTGACCGAACTGGGCGTGAATGCGATCTTCATGGGCTCGGGCAGTCTGACAGCTGAAAGGATCGCTCAACTGAAGCGACAGGGGGCGCAGGTCTTTGCCGAGTTCAACACGCTGCATGTCGCCGGCTATCTCAAGGAGCATCCGGATGCGGCTCCGATCGGCGTGGACGGGAAGGTCTCGCCTCCCCCGCATGGCTGGCAGGGGATCTGTCCGACTCATACCGGTTATCGGAAATATCGGATGCAGGAATTTCGTCGCGTGCTCAAAGAGTATGAGATTGACGGCATCTGGCTCGATTATCATCACAGTCACGCCAGCTGGGAACGGGCCGAGCCGGCCATGCCGGACACCTGCTTCTGTGAACGTTGCCTGAAACAGTACCAAAAAGATACGAAAACCAGACTGCCCGAGGCACCGACGGCCGAAATTTCCAAACTGCTGCTGGGAGAACAGAAGGCGAAGTGGACCCAGTGGCGGTGTGACGTCTTCACCGACTGGGTCCGCGAGTTCCATTCGATCATCGAAGAGACACGACCGAAAGCGCTGCTGGGCACATTCCATTGCCCGTGGACCGACACCGAATTCGACGGAGCGCTGAAGAACAAGCTGGCCATCGATCTCAAGGCCCAGGCGCAGTACATCGATGTTTTCAGCATCATGCCTTATCATGCCCGCTTCAATCACCCCGAGGACCCGGCCTGGATTTCCCGACAGACGGCATGGCTGGGAAAGTACCTCGGTATCAAGGGGCAGCCTGGAGAACGGCATAAGATCTGGCCTATCGTGCAGCTCTCGGACTGGGGCGAAACCGTGCCCGTCAAACAGGTGCAGCCGGTCCTCGACCATGGCTCGCGGCCTCCAGCGACCGGGGTGATGGTCTTCCGCTGGGGTTCCCTGCATCCCCAGACCGACAAGGTGGAGGCGATGATCGAATACTATCGCGCCATTCGGCCGTGAGCCGGACGGGAATCTGTTTATTGACAATCCGACAGGCGCGGTCTATAACCAACGCGAACTGAAATCACCTGCAGATAGACGGATTGCGACCATGCTGACAGTACTTTCCCCGGCCAAATCACTGAACCTGGATCCCCAGAAACAGACTTCGAAATATTCGACGCCCGAATTCCTTGAGGAAGCGGAAACGCTCGTCAATAAACTGAAGCGGATGTCGCGGAAAGCGCTGGGCGAACTGATGAGCATCAGTGACGATCTGTCTGAATTGAACCATGGCCGATTCAATGAATGGTCGCTTCCGTTTACGACACAGAATGCCAAGCAGGCCGTGCTGACGTTTAACGGGGATGTTTACCAGGGCCTGAATGCCAGTCAGTTCAAAGCCCGCGATCTGGCGTATGCCCAGGATCACCTGCGGATTTTATCCGGTCTGTACGGCGTGCTGCGTCCGCTCGATCTGATGCAGGCCTATCGGCTGGAAATGGGAACCAGCCTCAAGACGCGGCAGGGAAATTCGCTGTATGATTTCTGGGGCGATAAAATCACCGAGTCACTCAAGGCGGATCTCGACCAACAGAAACAGCGGGCCCTGGTGAATCTCGCTTCGAATGAATACTTCAAATCGGTGAAACCCAGACAACTCGGATGTCCGGTGATTACGCCGGTCTTCAAGGAAATCAAGGATGGCAAATCGCGGACCATCGCGCTGTTCGCGAAGCAGGCCCGCGGTCGGATGGCGGCCTGGATGATACAGAACCGCATCGATGCCCCGGAAGATCTGACCGGATTCAACCTGGATGGTTACGAGTACCAGCCCGATGAATCGACTGACAGCAAACTGACCTTTTCCCGCCCGCAACCACCGCCGGTCGGAAAAAAATAATTTCCACTTTCTCAGGATGAAAGCACAATGACGGAGCATGCACTGCATCAGCAACTGGACCAGATGATTACCGGCTACTGGACATCCCAGGCTATTTATGCAGCGGCGAAACTCGGAATCGCCGACCTGCTGGTCGACCAGCCCCAGACGGCAGCCCAACTCGCGTCCGCTACCGACACGAATGCCGGCGCCCTGTATCGGGTGTTGCGTGCATTGGCCAGCATCGGGATCTTTGAGGAAAACAAACAGCAGGAATTCACGTTAACGCCGATGGCGGAATTTCTGCGGAGCGATGTCCCCGGTTCCAAGCGGGCGCTGGCGATGATGTCGGGTGATGAGCAGTTCCAGTGCTGGAGCGAGATCATGTACAGCGTAAAGACCGGGAAGACCTCGTTCGACAAGGTCTTTGGTCAGCCGATCTTCGAATACCTGTCTCAGCATGAAGACAAAGGCCAGATTTTCGATCAGGCGATGATGGGCATTCATGGCCGGGAAACCGGAGAGATCATGCAGGCCTACGATTTCTCAGGCATTCAGACCCTGGTTGACGTGGGCGGCGGAAACGGTTCGAACATTGCCCACATTCTGCAACAGTACCCCGAGATGCAGGGGATTCTGTTCGACCTGCCTCACGTTGTCGAACGGGCTCAGCCGCACATTGAGGCAGCGGGACTGAGTGAGCGCTGCGAAATCGTGGGAGGCAACTTCTTTGAAGCGGTGCCCGGGAACGCGGATGCCTGGTTTATGCGGCACATCATTCATGACTGGGACGATGAAAAGTCGCTCACGATTCTCAAAAACTGTCACACCGCGATGCCTGCAGACGCTAAACTGCTGGTTGTGGAAAGTGTGATCCCGGCCGGCAACGAACCGTTCGCCGGCAAGTTCCTGGACCTGGTGATGCTGATGATCCCCGGCGGTAAGGAACGGACGGCTGAAGAGTATCGCAGCCTGTTCGCCGAGGCGGGCTTTGAGCTGACGCGCATCATCCCGACGGAATCCGAGCTGAGCATTATCGAATGCGTTAAGCAGTAGATCTGGAATGCCGGTTGCCTGTCGGTCGATGCGATTCGTCCCGAATTGAGGTGAGCTGAATTGAGGAGACGCTGTGATGACCGACGAAACCCATCCGCAACAACTGGAGCGGATGATTACCGGCTATTGTATTTCGCAGAGCATCTATGCCGCTGCCAAACTGGAAATCGCCGATCAGTTGACCGCGGGTCCCCGGACCGCGGCACAACTGGCGGAAGCGACGCAGACCGATGCGGACTCGCTGTACCGCCTGCTCCGCGCCCTGGCCAGTGTGGGGATCTTCGCGGAAAACGAACAGGGGGCCTTCTCCCTCACGCCACTGGCGGAACCGCTGCGGAGTGATCACCCGGAATCGAAACAGGCCTGCGCGATCATGAATGGCGAAGACCAGTTCCGGCCCTGGTGCGAAATCATTTACAGCCTGCAGACCGGGAAACCAGCTTACGACAAGATCTGGGGAAAATCGGTATTTGAGTTTCTGGCCGAGCATCCGGAGCAGGCGCAGATCTTCGACCGGGCAATGACCGGCATCCACGGACGCGGGAACGATTCGATCCTGGATGCTTACGATCTTACAAATACCCGGGTCCTGGCGGATGTCGGCGGGGGCAATGGTCTGCACCTCGCAGGCATTCTGCAGGCGAACCCTCATCTGCATGGCCTGCTGTTCGATGTGCCGCATGTCGTCGAACGGGCCCAGACCCAGATCGACCAGGCCGGTTTGTCCGATCGCTGCCAGCTGGTCGGTGGAGACTTTTTCCAGTCGCTGCCCCAGGGACCGGATGCGATTCTCCTGCGGCACATCATTCACG
This genomic interval from Gimesia chilikensis contains the following:
- a CDS encoding calcineurin-like phosphoesterase C-terminal domain-containing protein, whose product is MRRFTLTTVLLAGIFLLTQQGLSRAESSGKTATGYVFHDANQNRKFDAGEKTLPGVAVSNGLKVVRTDENGKYELPVTDDTILFVIKPRNWRTPLSKNLTPEFYYIHKPNGSPKSHFAGVAPTGPLPESVDFPLYPQKEPNQFRALFFGDPQPRDQKEIDYIAHDVIEDLVGTDASFGVTLGDILFDDLSLFESQARGIALLGIPWYNVIGNHDINYDAPNDRLSDETFERAFGPSYYSFDYGTVHFIVLDDIEWIVTDETKKNKKKKGKYQGGLGKEQIEFVKNDLQQIPEDQLVVLMMHIPLVGVEDRQDLYRLIEKRPFCMSISGHTHHHEHRFITKEDGWRGAKPHHHIINVTVSGSWWSGAPDERGIPHTMMADGAPNGYSIITFDGKEYNLDFRAAGRAAKYQMNIIAPEAVTVDQVAETNVMVNVFNGSEKSKVEMQIGESGSWAPMERIVAIDPSFKKLSETENGVEGKSYRNLPKAKNSTHLWQAKLPDGLKSGTHLLRIRTVEMDGDEHVAGRVIRITPAKPSEKTASTEK
- a CDS encoding DUF1559 domain-containing protein, with amino-acid sequence MLRLISSDSVTGKNRRGFTLIELLVVIAIIAILIALLLPAVQQAREAARRSQCKNNLKQLGLALQNYHDTHGVFPPGGVIGLCGGTPPTNLTGLQECTDQHSLGGNWLVYILPQMEQSSLWDNAAPVLNGRDPLDYMNNIFGHYAPAAYRCPSHPWDRRSNVAFRSLEHMSRGNYAANYGNGNLTDSYTNTHGGIFTINSSISIRDIKDGTSNTLLTGELNYLNDNTSDARGAWVYSGMGGSAFSAGRNPNSTTADILPKCSNTAELPCTEANDGTQIAAARSQHEGGVQVGLADGSCRFISENISQTIYQALGTRANREVIDNF
- a CDS encoding DUF1559 domain-containing protein encodes the protein MLLRFLRPAGARTAVAVHRRGFTLIELLVVIAIIAILIALLLPAVQQAREAARRSQCKNNLKQLGIALQNYHDTHGVFPPGGVIGTCAGTPPTNISGSQECSGLSLGGNWLLYILPQMEQSSLWEKAAPILSGDKNPLDAMNNVFGHYAPAAYRCPSHPWDRRSNVSFRALEHMSRGNYAANYGSGNLTESYTNTHAGVFTINSAVGIRDIKDGTSNTLLTGEVMYLNDNTSDARGAWVYSGMGGSAFSTGRNPNSTTADILASCSTTTELPCTAGNDGTQIAASRSHHTGGVQVGLADGSCRFISENISQAIYQALGTRANREVIDNF
- a CDS encoding endonuclease/exonuclease/phosphatase family protein: MLQSCRFSIPSLLKCSLWLTAIALVFSNSLDTQRVHAADSLRVLCYNIHYGQGTDGKYDVARLAKVIAQTKPDLVALQEVDVGVKRSNRVHEAQRLSELTGLEVRFGPTQHYEGGLFGNAVLTRLPILDVMIQPLPYTESTPERVTYPRGAIVVTVKGPDGKPLRFISTHFQHNVPEDRVAEAKAINQYFASESEVPTILAGDMNARPEEEPIQVLLKRWTNAIDKDATPTAPATKPRSRIDYIFYRPAARFEVIETKVINEPLASDHRPVFAILKLTQE
- a CDS encoding c-type cytochrome produces the protein MRNCLSWMCLIALLLTSVAQSVRGAEQQATPVSSIRVQPGFQVELLRSAQAGESSWISMTFDDRGRVILGLDDVGLGRLTFKDNTGKVAFEKIDDKLKHCRGVLYAHDSLYISETNGEGLHRFQDTNGDGQFDQRQLLKSLDYRSRFGHGSNQLVLGPDKNIYLVVGNDVSFPEGVSPQSPYRDPQNDQLLPNPHDAGQDDRVGYILKTDPAGKTWEILAGGFRNQVDIAFNPEGEMFTYDADMEWDIGQPWYRPTRINHIIPGGEYGWRWGTGKWPEYYADSLPSTLNTGLGSPTGMVFGTQSRFPTRFKNAMYIADWQNGRILLVDLIPAGASYQCQYEVFLEGGPLNVCDMQFGPDGALYFITGGRGSQSGLYRVTPRADQSPTSQAPEISAQDRQQGEAARRLRRNLEPYLNSTVPEIDVLWTHLSSDDRWLRFTARKALEHQDVSRWREQALSETAPVAAIEALIALCHQGTPQDRDAVLTALNRIDISTRSQEQLLALLRAYELGCIRLGKPTSAQAATIRERLSPLFPHATSSANHMLCELLVYLNDDSVVPRAMTLLTETSPQEDQIRTARALTQASRGWTPKTQRQFLAWLGSARHFTGGKQLTERLRDIRVDFLKLLSDKQQSEFSEEIAALDKPLEVEEVVPARPVVKDWQLTDLEPHLASVTQNRSFKNARQALLAANCLKCHRIGSTGAQIGPDLSNVGKRFDSRAILESIIEPSKVMDPKYLYTVYVLSSGKIVTGRPVGVSKTTITVETDPIRQTTVPVLREEIEEAVLSKTSPMPASLINVLTQEDILDLLAYLKAGGDPGAAAFQQSN
- the yaaA gene encoding peroxide stress protein YaaA, with the protein product MLTVLSPAKSLNLDPQKQTSKYSTPEFLEEAETLVNKLKRMSRKALGELMSISDDLSELNHGRFNEWSLPFTTQNAKQAVLTFNGDVYQGLNASQFKARDLAYAQDHLRILSGLYGVLRPLDLMQAYRLEMGTSLKTRQGNSLYDFWGDKITESLKADLDQQKQRALVNLASNEYFKSVKPRQLGCPVITPVFKEIKDGKSRTIALFAKQARGRMAAWMIQNRIDAPEDLTGFNLDGYEYQPDESTDSKLTFSRPQPPPVGKK
- a CDS encoding methyltransferase, encoding MTEHALHQQLDQMITGYWTSQAIYAAAKLGIADLLVDQPQTAAQLASATDTNAGALYRVLRALASIGIFEENKQQEFTLTPMAEFLRSDVPGSKRALAMMSGDEQFQCWSEIMYSVKTGKTSFDKVFGQPIFEYLSQHEDKGQIFDQAMMGIHGRETGEIMQAYDFSGIQTLVDVGGGNGSNIAHILQQYPEMQGILFDLPHVVERAQPHIEAAGLSERCEIVGGNFFEAVPGNADAWFMRHIIHDWDDEKSLTILKNCHTAMPADAKLLVVESVIPAGNEPFAGKFLDLVMLMIPGGKERTAEEYRSLFAEAGFELTRIIPTESELSIIECVKQ